One genomic window of Magnolia sinica isolate HGM2019 chromosome 3, MsV1, whole genome shotgun sequence includes the following:
- the LOC131238971 gene encoding uncharacterized protein LOC131238971 has translation MGSYEDSYNQLPLYLHELRRANPGTVTAVSVNQQTWRFERCFLALGQCIRSFQKSLRRVLAFDGTHLKGKYKGVLFIANALDEDNHIFPLAFDIGESENSSSWNWFLTHLNNVLGSVEGLVIISDRYKGLMKEVPQVFPHAIHGYCAYHIYRNLVDTFKDKSLEMYYWMAVKTCRRAEFEKIMHDIKMANPPCVNALFKEAREYPITKLIEAVILKIQELFYKRRESAASFMGPLTPWAEKQLKDIVQKARDVRCHAISRDEYYVVGDYNDTMKLSEFSCTCHEFGAKGYPCMHVLSACINYNLDHYLYFSPFYTAHNYLTTYSESVYAVRDKSEWKISTGMKEYCVQIKSPSQRRSVGRPKKLKILSR, from the exons ATGGGCTCTTACGAAGATTCCTACAATCAACTCCctttgtatttgcatgagttgaggagggCCAACCCAGGGACAGTTACTGCCGTTTCTGTAAACCAACAGACTTGgaggttcgagagatgttttcTAGCTCTCGGACAATGCATACGAAGTTTTCAGAAATCATTGCGGAGGGTATTGGCTTTTGACGGAACACACTTAAAGGGCAAATACAAGGGTGTGTTATTCATCGCCAATGCCTTAGATGaggacaatcatatatttccacTTGCGTTTGACATCGGAGAATCAGAGAACAGCagtagttggaattggttccttacccacCTTAACAATGTGTTAGGGTCTGTGGAGGGTCTTGTCATTATATCCGACCGATATAAAGGTCTGatgaaagaggttccccaagtcttcccGCATGCAATCCATGGGTATTGTGCGTACCACATCTATAGAAACTTAGTTGACACTTTTAAGGATAAGTCATTAGAAATGTATTACTGGATGGCTGTGAAGACTTGCAGGAGGGccgaatttgaaaaaataatgcaTGATATCAAAATGGCCAATCCCCCA TGCGTTAATGCCCTTTTCAAAGAAGCACGTGAATACCCCATTACGAAATTGATAGAGGCTGTAATACTGAAGATACAGGAATTGTTTTACAAGAGACGAGAATCTGCGGCATCATTTATGGGTCCattgacaccatgggcggagAAACAGTTAAAGGATATCGTGCAGAAGGCGCGAGATGTTCGTTGCCATGctatttctcgagatgagtactatgTCGTTGGAGATTATAACGATACGATGAAGCTCAGTgagttttcatgtacatgtcatgAGTTTGGCGCGAAGGGGTACCCTTGCATGCATGTCCTGTCAGCCTGCATAAACTACAATTTGGATCACTACTTATACTTCTCCCCATTCTACACGGCGCATAATTACCTGACCACGTATAGTGAATCGGTGTATGCAGTACGCGACAAGAGCGAGTGGAAAATTTCAACGgggatgaaggagtattgtgtgCAGATTAAATCGCCAAGTCAGAGGAGGTCAGTtggaagacccaaaaagcttaaaATTCTATCGCGTTGA